CTTTGCGCAGAACAGCCTCAAGCCGCCCGCGTCCTTGCGGCCCGAGCAACGGCTCAGCGCTCACACGCCACCCCGTCGCCGTCCCGATCCAGCCCCTTCCGGTATCCCGGCTGCCCCCGGTAGATGGGAGCGGCCCCAGCCGCGCGGGCCTCGGTGCAATTGCGGTAGTAGGCGCTGGTCGGATCGGATCCCCGTGGCGTACCGGCGGTGGGCGGGTTGGCCGGGTTGCTGCGGTACTCCCAGGGTGGCTCAAAACTCCCCTGCCAGATGCCCCGCCGGGCGGCCTGGGCTTGCCTCTGGCTGTCGAGGTACACAGCCCCGCCGTAGCGGGTGTAGGCCATCGCCCAGCCCTGCTCCACCAGCCAGCGGTTGACTTCGGTGCCGCCCACGCTGCACACCGCCACCATGCGCCCGTAGCGGTCGGTGTCTTTCTGCTCACAGTGCACGGTGCGCTGCCCCAAGAAATCGGCCAGGGCAAAAGCCGCCCGCCGGCCACAGGGCCAGGGCTTCCCGGCCGCGTCCAGGCAGGTCTGGCTGCTCTCTACGGAGTCCACCCCCCACAGGCGGATGCGCACCCCCTGGATCTCCAGGGTGTCCCCGTCAATCACACTCGAGCGGCCCACCAGGATACTCTGAGCTAGAGACAACCCCACCAGGGCCAACAACAAAACAAACCAAGGTTTCATATCTCCAATCTCAATCGCCAGTTGCTCAGCAACTGCGCCAGTACCCGCTCACATAGGTGCCGTTTTTGCGGTAATAGCCGTTCACCCAGCACTTCCCTGAGCTGGGCACGGCAGGAGCGGGGCTGGCGGCAGGGCTTGTTGCCGGGGTGGGTTCGGCGGTGAGGCTGCGAGGCCGGTAGACCCAATCTGGGACCCGGACCACCGTGGTCTTGCCCGCCTCGAGCAGCAGGCTCTGGGTGAGCCGCACAGCACCGTCGTAGAAGGTGACGTAGTACAGGCCCTCTTCCAGCCGGGACAGGTCGCGCACTGGCTGGTTACGAGCATCCCACAACAGCACCAGGTAGGTGACGCCTGCCAGGTTGAGCTCGAGCCCGGCCCTAGCCGTGTAGTTAGCATCCTGGGCCAGGGCCGGTGCCTGCAGCCGGGTCTTTTTGCCCCGCTCGACACGGAAGCTCACCCGTGTAGTACGATAGCCCGGCTTGCTGTATGTGGCGAAGTACTCCCCCGGCGACAGGTCCAGGGTTTCCAGCACCCGCCCCTGAGGGTCCTCCAGTACGGTATAAGCTCCCTGCGGCCCGGCGTCGAGCTCCACATCGGTCTCCCCATCAGTGGAGGATAAGGGAACAGGGGCTTCGGCGGCGCCCCCACTGACCCGGGCTAGCGGGAGGGAGGGGTTAACCTGGTTGTCCACCGTGGTCAGGATCGAATCCGTCGAGCCATTCAGCGTTAGGGTGAGGTTCCAACCTGGGCCTGCCAGTGCCACGATCCAGCGCTCCAGTGGTGGTACACCTCCCACACTCCGGGCGGTCTCTCTGAGCAGTGCACCCAAATCAGCAGCCGCCTGGAGGCGCTCCAGATCGGTGCGGTCGGTCTGGGCTAGAACCACCACCCCGGTGCCGGGTATCGCCTGAGCCAGCAGGCGGGCCTCCGCCCCCAAGTAACCCTGCAGGTTCTGGGCCAGCAGTTCCGGGGTGCCTTGGCCCCAGGCCAGGCTAAGGAGGGTGAGCAAAACTACAACCAGCAAGGACAAAGAGCGCATCGGGCCTCCTTCGAGGGAAAATTCGCTTTATGCCATAATAGTATCCCAGCTTCCCCGACCTCTTCGAGAACTAGGTAATACCGGATTCAAAAAGACAGTTTACAAAACCCAAAACCCCAGAGGCTGTCTTTTTGAATCCAGAGCACTCCCTTCCAAGGGGCGGTATCGCCCTCCGCTACGCGGATAACTTCGGTCGGGTTGATTCGTTACCATTCGGTAACGAATCAACCAAATCTGGTATAATTGGTGTTTCAGCCCAAGGAGTCGTCACTTCCCGGGGTTGTCTCCAGCCGAGGAGCTCGAGCGCAGGGAGTCGTGGCTGTGAAGCCAAGTGCGCAGCTGCTCGAGGGGCATGGGCCGGGCGAAGTGATAGCCCTGAGCCAGGGCACAACCCTCAGCCCGCAGCCACTCCACCTGCTCGGCGGTCTCCACCCCCTCGGCCACGCACTCCAAGCCCAGGTTCCTGGCCAGGAAGAAGACGCCGCGCAGGATGGCCTGGTCCTGAGGATGGCTTCCGATCCCCTGTACGAAGCTGCGGTCGACCTTGAGGTGGTCGAGCGGAAAGCTCCGCAGGTACGTCAGCGAGGAGTAGCCGGTGCCAAAGTCGTCCACCGCCACCCATACCCCCAGCGCTCTGAGCCGCTCCAGCACTGGCTGGGCAGTACGGGGATCAGCCAGGGTACGCTCGGTGATCTCCAGCACCAGCTTGTCCGGGGCGGTCGTGGTTTGCTCCAGGCTCTCCTGCAGGAAGCGCACAAACCCCGGCTCGCGAAAGCTCTGGGGGGCGAGGTTGACTGCCACCCATCCCGGCAGGCTCCTGGCCTGCTCGAGCACCTCCCGCAGTACATAGCGGTCGAGCTCGCGGATAAGGCCGCGTTCCTCGGCCAGGGGGATGAAGACCTCGGGGGAAATGAAGCCCCGGGTGGGATGCAGCCAGCGCACCAGGGCTTCCACCCCCGCGACCTGCCCGCTGCGTAGGTCCAGCACCGGCTGGTAGTGCAGGGTGAGTTCCCCTTCGGCTAGCGCCCGGCGCAGCTCTTCCTCCAGAACCATATGTTCGCGGGCCTGGCGGGCGGCCTCGGGGTCAAACAGAGCCACCCGGCAGTCCTCGCTTCGGGCTCGCTGCATGGCAGCGTAGGCCGCCGAGAGCAGCCCCTCCAGGTCGAGGGCGTTCTTGGGATAGCAGGCGATGCCCACGCTGGGGGTGAGGTGGACGGGCCGGTCCCCCAGGAACAAGGGGGCCTCCAGGGCTCTTTGCAGCCGCCGGGCCAGGCGCAATACCCCGGTGGGAGCGGCGTTTTGCGCTACCAGGGCAAACTCCCCTCCCCCGCAGGAGGCCAGGTAGTCCTGCTCGCGGGTAACCCGCCGCAAGCGCTCCCCCACCTGGCGCAATAGCCGGTCCACCCGGCCCTGGCCCAGCGCCTCGCGCAAAGAGGCAAAGCCCTCCAGCCCCAGCCACAAGACTGCTACCCCCCAACCCTGGCGGTGCGCCAGGGCCAGTATCCTGGCCCCTTCCTGGAGCAGCGCCGCGCGGTTGGGCAGTTCGGTCACCGGATCGTGGTAGGTCAGGCGCTCGAGGCTATGCTGTAACCGCTGCTGGGCGCTCAGGTCGCGCAGGGTTAGCTGGATGGCCGCCTGGCCCGCGTACCACACCCTCGCCCCGCTGACCTCGGCCGTGACGGGTGTACCGTCGCGGCGGCGCCACCTCACCTCCACCAGTTCGGCCCCTGGCCGTCCCGCCCCCGGGTACTCGCTGCTTTCGCGCGGCGATAGGAGAGTCTCCACGTGCGTAGGCACCAGGGGCAGGCTTTCAGGCCCCACCAGGCTCCGCACCGAGCACCCCAGCAATTCCTTAGGGTGCCGGGCCCCCAACATGCGTCCGGCCTCCGGATTGGCATAGAGGATGCGCTCCCCGTCGTGCACCAGCACCCCTACAGGAGCCATCTCCACCAGGCTGCGGTAGCGCTCCTCGCTGGCTTCCAGCCTTTCCACCAGTCCCCGCACCCAGCCGCTGGCCGCCCCCAGCAGCAGTCCCACGTAGAAGCCGGGCCCTTTGAGGGTCATCAGTACCGGCTCCCCTACCTGGCTGAACAGCCATACGTGCAAAGGAAAGTTCACTGCCGCCAGCACCAGCCCTCCCCTCATCCCCAGCAGCCAACCGGCCAACCCCACCCAGACCGCGCTGAGGGCCGCGACCCCCAAGCCCATACGAGGGAAAAGCACCAGGAACAAGACAACATAGGTAGCGATAGCGAGCGCAACCCACCCAAGCTGCCGGTAGGGGAAGCCAGGATACGGGAACAATCGGACTTTGTTCACAATATCGCAGTGTAAAACTGCTTGCAGGTAATAGCTGTGCTGGATAACCTTCCGGCCAGACCTTGCCGTTCAGAGCATCCTAGAGATCCAGGCAGAAAGTGCTGCTGCGAAAGCGAGGATGAATTTCCTAGCTGTTGGTCCGGATGCCACTTCCGCTATTCTACATTCCAATTAGACTGTAAGCGATCATGAGCAAATCTGCCCCTCGCGAGCACAGTCAAAAACAACTACATCTAAGCCTGCGGGCGCAGCCTTTCGAGATTCCTCCCCTGTGGGATGCCCTCCTGATCGGCCGCCGGGCTCCCATCGGCCCAGAGGCGGCTCGGCGGATGGCCGAAAGCCTATCCCCCGGCCAGTACGAACTGATCCCTCTGGAGGGGTCGGTCATCGAGGCCTGCCTGGTGCGCAAGAAGCTGCTGCAGCTGGTGGAAGCGGAAAGCCTGGTGCAGCTCCTGCTGGAGGAGTGCGCACAGATGCTCGATGAGGAAACGGTGATCCGGGTGCACCTGGACCCGGAGTTGCAGGCCAGGCGCACCCTACGGTTAAGGTAAAATCTATCCAGCGTATGCAGCGCCGTGTTGTCGATGCCATGACCCGGGATCCCCGGGTGGTAGAAGGTGAGCTAAGCGTGGCCGAGGCGGCCCGCCTGATGAACCAGTACCGGGTGGGTGGCCTGCCGGTGGTGGTGGGGGGGCGGCTGGTGGGCTTGTTGACCTCCCGGGACGTGCGGGCGGCCCACCCCAACCGCCTGGTACTGGACGCCATGCGCAAGGACCCCCTAACCATCTCCCCCGAGGCCAGCCTCTTCGAGGCCTTCGAGCGGATGCAGCAGGTAGGGGTGGAGCGGCTGCTGGTGGTGGAGGAGGAGAAATTGGTGGGGGTGCTGACCAAGGGTACGCTTCTGTACGCCCTGGGCGCCAGCCAAGATCCCCTGACCGGGCTGGCCCGCGCCGACCTGCTGCGGCACACCCTCGAAGGGTATCTGCAGGGAGGGTTGGATCCCACGTTGATCTTTGCTGACCTGGACGGATTCGGCGCCCTAAACAAAGCCCATGGCCACGTGGCGGCGGACCGGGCCCTGCGGGCGCTAGGCCAGCTGCTGGGGAACTTTGCCCGCACCCACGGCGGGGAAGCTTTCCGCTACGCCGGTGACGAGTTCGTGCTGCTATTCCCCCGTCCCCGCAGCGAGGTGCTACCGCTATTGGAAGAGCTTCGAC
The window above is part of the Calidithermus timidus DSM 17022 genome. Proteins encoded here:
- a CDS encoding thermonuclease family protein; its protein translation is MKPWFVLLLALVGLSLAQSILVGRSSVIDGDTLEIQGVRIRLWGVDSVESSQTCLDAAGKPWPCGRRAAFALADFLGQRTVHCEQKDTDRYGRMVAVCSVGGTEVNRWLVEQGWAMAYTRYGGAVYLDSQRQAQAARRGIWQGSFEPPWEYRSNPANPPTAGTPRGSDPTSAYYRNCTEARAAGAAPIYRGQPGYRKGLDRDGDGVACER
- a CDS encoding putative bifunctional diguanylate cyclase/phosphodiesterase, translated to MGLGVAALSAVWVGLAGWLLGMRGGLVLAAVNFPLHVWLFSQVGEPVLMTLKGPGFYVGLLLGAASGWVRGLVERLEASEERYRSLVEMAPVGVLVHDGERILYANPEAGRMLGARHPKELLGCSVRSLVGPESLPLVPTHVETLLSPRESSEYPGAGRPGAELVEVRWRRRDGTPVTAEVSGARVWYAGQAAIQLTLRDLSAQQRLQHSLERLTYHDPVTELPNRAALLQEGARILALAHRQGWGVAVLWLGLEGFASLREALGQGRVDRLLRQVGERLRRVTREQDYLASCGGGEFALVAQNAAPTGVLRLARRLQRALEAPLFLGDRPVHLTPSVGIACYPKNALDLEGLLSAAYAAMQRARSEDCRVALFDPEAARQAREHMVLEEELRRALAEGELTLHYQPVLDLRSGQVAGVEALVRWLHPTRGFISPEVFIPLAEERGLIRELDRYVLREVLEQARSLPGWVAVNLAPQSFREPGFVRFLQESLEQTTTAPDKLVLEITERTLADPRTAQPVLERLRALGVWVAVDDFGTGYSSLTYLRSFPLDHLKVDRSFVQGIGSHPQDQAILRGVFFLARNLGLECVAEGVETAEQVEWLRAEGCALAQGYHFARPMPLEQLRTWLHSHDSLRSSSSAGDNPGK
- a CDS encoding GGDEF domain-containing protein, whose product is MQRRVVDAMTRDPRVVEGELSVAEAARLMNQYRVGGLPVVVGGRLVGLLTSRDVRAAHPNRLVLDAMRKDPLTISPEASLFEAFERMQQVGVERLLVVEEEKLVGVLTKGTLLYALGASQDPLTGLARADLLRHTLEGYLQGGLDPTLIFADLDGFGALNKAHGHVAADRALRALGQLLGNFARTHGGEAFRYAGDEFVLLFPRPRSEVLPLLEELRREVGTLKVEGLPPLSFSLGISGGQRHSGRVPENPAATADDLINLASQASTKAKGSAKGWVQVAGKPDL